In the genome of Kitasatospora cathayae, one region contains:
- a CDS encoding TOMM precursor leader peptide-binding protein — MSNAVLGAGLLADAIARRPPSMLVVARDGWDTGDWSAAHDRGEPWLPVWTELDRVVVGPVVRPGEPGCVWCLQKWRSSAPQRDQWTAELRKDDRIATQPSPWLSDFAADAVHELVHSGAARDCCWYLDLRDLSVTRHAFLPDPLCPVCGVLPDDTAAQAAITPLPRPKPKARASRIRELSESRLTELYVDAETGVVAPPNGLRDSLFPLAEAVLAEYGYRGEAGFGRTRDFASCRATAVAEALERLGGQWPWGKRTTVRGSYAELAGDALDPRSLGLFPPERYQEPDCPYQPFTEDAVVSWVWAYSFRRARPVLVPETYAYYRTAMQPGARADKPFTFEISNGCALGGCLEEAILHGILEVVERDAFLMTWYARMPVPEVDLARAPDPRVGLVVERLERTGYRVRVFDMTLTEAIPAFWVLAQDTTGDTTRPRVVCTSGSALDPVAAVLTALGELAPIVEQEVRRYPAEAERARRMAADPDLVRIMTDHSLCSATPEAFDRFSFLLSGDRRTGWDQLGRDPWPFHADLRDDLTEAVDRMLAGGTDVVVVNQTSPLHEAADLHCVKVIVPGALPMTFGHRNRRVTDLPRLREVPHRLGYAPRPLTDADLNPHPHPFP; from the coding sequence ATGAGCAACGCGGTACTCGGTGCCGGCCTGTTGGCCGATGCCATCGCCCGGCGCCCGCCGTCGATGCTGGTGGTGGCGCGCGACGGCTGGGACACCGGCGACTGGTCCGCGGCGCACGACCGGGGCGAGCCCTGGCTGCCGGTGTGGACGGAGCTCGACCGGGTCGTGGTCGGCCCGGTCGTCCGGCCCGGCGAGCCCGGCTGCGTCTGGTGCCTGCAGAAGTGGCGCTCCAGCGCGCCCCAGCGCGACCAGTGGACCGCGGAGCTACGCAAGGACGACCGGATCGCGACCCAGCCGTCCCCCTGGCTGTCGGACTTCGCCGCCGACGCCGTGCACGAGCTGGTGCACTCGGGCGCCGCACGGGACTGCTGCTGGTACCTCGACCTGCGCGACCTGTCCGTGACCCGGCACGCGTTCCTCCCGGACCCGCTGTGCCCGGTCTGCGGCGTGCTGCCCGACGACACGGCCGCGCAAGCCGCGATCACGCCCCTGCCGCGGCCCAAGCCCAAGGCGCGCGCCAGCAGGATCCGCGAACTCTCCGAGTCCCGGCTGACCGAGCTGTACGTGGACGCCGAGACCGGAGTGGTCGCCCCGCCCAACGGCCTGCGCGACTCGCTGTTCCCGCTGGCCGAAGCGGTCCTGGCCGAGTACGGCTACCGCGGCGAGGCCGGGTTCGGACGTACCCGCGACTTCGCCTCCTGCCGGGCCACCGCAGTCGCCGAGGCCCTGGAACGGCTCGGCGGCCAATGGCCCTGGGGCAAGCGGACGACCGTACGCGGCAGCTACGCCGAACTCGCCGGGGACGCCCTCGATCCGCGGTCGCTCGGCCTGTTCCCCCCGGAGCGCTACCAGGAGCCGGACTGCCCCTACCAGCCGTTCACCGAGGACGCCGTGGTGTCCTGGGTGTGGGCGTACTCGTTCCGCCGGGCCCGGCCGGTGCTCGTCCCGGAGACGTACGCGTACTACCGGACGGCCATGCAACCGGGGGCCCGCGCGGACAAACCCTTCACCTTCGAGATCTCCAACGGCTGCGCACTCGGCGGCTGCCTGGAGGAGGCGATCCTGCACGGGATCCTGGAGGTCGTCGAGCGGGACGCGTTCCTGATGACCTGGTACGCCCGGATGCCCGTCCCCGAGGTGGACCTCGCCCGGGCGCCCGACCCGCGCGTCGGGCTCGTCGTCGAACGCCTCGAACGCACCGGTTACCGGGTGCGGGTCTTCGACATGACGCTCACCGAGGCGATCCCCGCGTTCTGGGTGCTGGCGCAGGACACCACCGGCGACACCACCCGGCCGAGGGTCGTCTGCACCAGCGGATCGGCGCTGGACCCGGTCGCCGCCGTGCTCACCGCACTCGGCGAACTGGCCCCCATCGTCGAACAGGAGGTGCGCAGGTACCCGGCCGAGGCCGAGCGGGCCCGGCGAATGGCCGCCGATCCCGATCTGGTGCGCATCATGACCGACCACTCGCTGTGCAGCGCCACGCCGGAGGCGTTCGACCGCTTCTCCTTCCTGCTGTCCGGCGACCGCAGGACCGGCTGGGACCAACTCGGTCGCGACCCCTGGCCGTTCCACGCCGATCTGCGGGACGACCTGACCGAGGCCGTGGACCGGATGCTGGCCGGTGGCACCGACGTCGTGGTCGTCAACCAGACCTCGCCGCTGCACGAGGCCGCCGACCTGCACTGCGTGAAGGTGATCGTGCCCGGCGCGCTGCCCATGACCTTCGGCCATCGCAACCGGAGGGTCACCGACCTGCCCCGGCTGCGGGAGGTGCCCCACCGGCTCGGGTACGCGCCGCGCCCGCTGACCGATGCCGATCTCAACCCCCACCCCCACCCGTTCCCATGA
- a CDS encoding thiomuracin/GE37468 family thiazolyl RiPP peptide, giving the protein MHIMEGFDDLVLDDSAFELVDLGEVVPASVTAGYGLTELSASGGQSSCCCCCPCCSCT; this is encoded by the coding sequence ATGCACATCATGGAGGGTTTCGACGACCTGGTGCTGGACGACAGCGCCTTCGAGCTGGTGGACCTGGGCGAGGTGGTGCCCGCGTCGGTGACGGCCGGCTACGGCCTGACCGAGCTGTCCGCTTCCGGCGGCCAGAGCAGCTGCTGCTGCTGCTGCCCGTGCTGCTCCTGCACCTGA
- a CDS encoding nitroreductase family protein: protein MIEDAVIEREDGVGREFWRVTLEDLAEAMGTRQSEYGNPDEPLKFKIYRGRPRRPLTTRVPGKLTAVEAFDDSALATLLRYGYGISRQEFDTNGTWPYHRMVASARCLFGVQLYVCLADGVYHYDAAHDVLVLLRDGDHRRLLTRATGTAGSLPEAVFVLSGLFAKAAYIYRDYAYRLCTQEAGLLAGNIDLVARSMGLRAHLHHQFVDEPVHRLLGLDADEEPALLVMPLHLAGAVTRRAPVVETAAALAAGIDPIEPDVVRSGLRVAATCPTLTEVNRASLRVDTAAFATAEPVVPVVSDGEPLALPGTEVPEVNLADVLRARDSGPGIFRPVASRVDGVELWARLARARAGVTSDAVPAGAPVPLEMFLSVGDLTGIPAGVYRLDPQTGALHPVARAAGGVDAITAIERVTIPGPVFRDMNAVVHLIGDRDWAFDTFGDRGYRVINQEAGLLAHRVCVAAAAQGLSGRVVNAYHAEGVRAALGLTEQRHTPVFQILLARTGPGGRVIVPVEPEEVDR, encoded by the coding sequence GTGATCGAGGACGCCGTGATCGAGCGCGAGGACGGAGTCGGCCGGGAGTTCTGGCGAGTCACCCTGGAGGACCTCGCCGAGGCGATGGGAACCCGGCAGTCGGAGTACGGCAACCCGGACGAGCCGCTGAAGTTCAAGATCTACCGCGGCCGGCCCCGCCGCCCGCTGACGACCAGGGTGCCCGGGAAGCTGACCGCGGTCGAGGCCTTCGACGACTCGGCGCTGGCGACGCTGCTGCGCTACGGCTACGGCATCTCCCGGCAGGAGTTCGACACCAACGGCACCTGGCCGTACCACCGGATGGTCGCGTCCGCGCGCTGCCTGTTCGGTGTCCAGCTGTACGTGTGCCTGGCCGACGGCGTCTACCACTACGACGCCGCCCACGACGTGCTGGTACTGCTACGCGACGGGGACCACCGACGACTGCTCACCAGGGCGACCGGAACCGCGGGCAGCCTGCCGGAGGCCGTGTTCGTGCTCTCCGGGCTGTTCGCCAAAGCCGCGTACATCTACCGTGACTACGCCTACCGCCTGTGCACCCAGGAGGCGGGCCTGCTCGCCGGGAACATCGACCTGGTCGCGCGGTCCATGGGTCTGCGGGCTCACCTGCACCACCAGTTCGTCGACGAGCCCGTCCACCGACTGCTCGGACTCGACGCCGACGAGGAACCGGCCCTGCTGGTCATGCCACTGCACCTGGCCGGCGCCGTCACCCGGCGCGCCCCGGTCGTGGAAACGGCCGCGGCGCTGGCCGCGGGCATCGACCCGATCGAACCGGACGTGGTGCGCAGCGGACTGCGGGTCGCAGCGACCTGCCCGACGCTGACCGAGGTCAACCGCGCGTCGCTGCGCGTGGACACCGCGGCCTTCGCCACGGCCGAACCGGTCGTACCGGTCGTGTCCGACGGCGAACCGCTGGCCCTGCCCGGGACCGAGGTTCCGGAGGTGAACCTGGCGGACGTCCTGCGCGCCCGGGACTCCGGCCCGGGGATCTTCCGGCCGGTCGCGTCCCGGGTCGACGGCGTCGAACTGTGGGCCCGGCTGGCCCGGGCCCGCGCCGGGGTCACCAGCGACGCCGTCCCGGCCGGCGCGCCCGTCCCACTGGAGATGTTCCTGAGCGTCGGCGACCTCACCGGAATACCCGCGGGCGTCTACCGGCTCGACCCGCAGACCGGCGCCCTGCACCCGGTCGCCCGCGCGGCCGGCGGCGTCGACGCCATCACCGCGATCGAGCGCGTCACCATCCCGGGACCGGTGTTCCGGGACATGAACGCCGTCGTCCACCTCATCGGCGACCGCGACTGGGCGTTCGACACCTTCGGCGACCGCGGCTACCGCGTGATCAACCAGGAGGCGGGGCTACTCGCGCACCGGGTGTGCGTCGCGGCCGCGGCCCAGGGCCTGTCCGGCCGGGTCGTCAACGCCTACCACGCCGAGGGAGTCCGCGCGGCCCTCGGGCTGACCGAGCAACGCCACACGCCGGTCTTCCAGATCCTGCTGGCCCGGACGGGGCCGGGCGGACGCGTGATCGTACCCGTCGAACCCGAGGAGGTGGACCGATGA
- a CDS encoding lantibiotic dehydratase gives MTSLSEARPGEAHHLTGSAAVVRLAGSPVAVLEGLRGALSWHAARELVRLRAEIADAAGALSDQLYTAIGAAGDGERKAGLVAVRRAVHRGRRVDPARLADLPAELTAPVREWTARLAERDRLTAELPDLLEQDWAASCQALGAAARLPAFQLGLVHANPDAFLALRKWFGTGRAPQRQTVLRLAQYLARSAAKTSPYSTFTTSGLASWSRSDALVELSGGQVAAATATDISVGSLHRIARAVCERPEVVGRCPIRINPSATATDDTLVFLGRRPAEHVHSLALTPTLRRVMELITPGSTLDDLRGTLLAQATDGSQVDVFLRRLVTLGVLELVPPLADQTPDPVADLRAWLHQLRQPGLERLDRTLHGVQEALSSYSTIEAPGDRVAVRDAVIRGLDTALREVGDHAHLNSPKLAQEFGRYSFYENAVHPGTTAVLDRRSWQPLLDDLDAVRTLLGLIGPDLPFKLTLSSLFHSRYPAGAEVPLLVFYRDVLAEQSAADEAPPAARAARPTHSRFAGQDSPVEAVRELYRLRTAAKRLLGERTPDRDSVVRVGPEEVRALAEEWPDWVRTPTSVAVYCQLAEAAHGPELVVNNINCGFGRGRNRVRQILDTLDLHNGAPAEPGLAAGRDDVLFAEFEAVARSAINVRKPGVGLVVDYPGVRSSREHDDLLPVNDLYVRRGDDGLLALVSRRLGKQICPVHPGLGDRLLPPAARFMVEAFGESNTWFGPHTELRMTSDPRADDGVLHLPRLMVGNVVLRRAMWMTRADRLPRRTDATTDAAWMLRMAGWLAEHGIPERCFVTVLDPGTIGRDGTGRGPGNDAKPNYLDFASMLLLLGFERRLAEPNAIVQISEMVPDPGQIRGERVAEYIVELNEPGVTYV, from the coding sequence ATGACCAGCCTGTCGGAAGCCCGCCCCGGCGAGGCGCATCACCTGACCGGCTCGGCCGCCGTGGTCCGCCTCGCCGGAAGCCCGGTCGCCGTGCTGGAAGGGCTGCGCGGTGCGCTGAGCTGGCACGCCGCCCGGGAGTTGGTGCGGCTGCGCGCCGAGATCGCCGACGCCGCCGGGGCTCTGTCGGACCAGCTGTACACCGCGATCGGCGCCGCGGGCGACGGCGAGCGGAAGGCCGGACTGGTCGCGGTGCGCCGGGCAGTGCACCGCGGCCGCCGGGTCGATCCCGCGCGGCTGGCCGACCTGCCCGCCGAACTGACCGCCCCGGTCCGGGAATGGACCGCGCGGCTCGCCGAACGCGACCGGCTGACGGCCGAGTTGCCGGACCTGCTCGAACAGGACTGGGCCGCGAGCTGCCAGGCGCTGGGCGCCGCGGCCCGGCTGCCCGCGTTCCAACTCGGGCTCGTGCACGCCAATCCGGACGCGTTCCTGGCCCTGCGCAAGTGGTTCGGCACGGGACGCGCGCCGCAGCGCCAGACCGTGCTGCGCCTGGCGCAGTACCTCGCCCGTTCGGCGGCGAAGACCAGCCCGTACAGCACGTTCACCACCAGCGGCCTGGCCTCCTGGAGCCGGTCCGACGCCCTGGTCGAGCTGTCCGGGGGGCAGGTCGCCGCGGCGACCGCGACCGACATCAGCGTCGGGTCGCTGCACCGGATCGCGCGCGCCGTCTGCGAGCGCCCGGAGGTCGTCGGCCGCTGCCCGATCCGGATCAACCCCAGCGCCACCGCCACCGATGACACGCTGGTCTTCCTGGGGCGGCGTCCGGCCGAGCACGTGCACAGCCTCGCCCTCACCCCCACCCTGCGCCGGGTGATGGAACTGATCACGCCCGGGAGCACGCTCGACGATCTGCGGGGCACGCTCCTGGCCCAGGCGACCGACGGGAGCCAGGTCGACGTGTTCCTCCGGCGCCTGGTGACGCTGGGCGTGCTGGAACTCGTGCCGCCGCTCGCCGACCAGACCCCGGACCCGGTCGCCGACCTGCGCGCCTGGCTGCACCAGCTCCGGCAGCCCGGCCTGGAACGGCTGGACCGCACCCTGCACGGGGTGCAGGAGGCGCTGTCGAGCTACTCGACGATCGAGGCGCCCGGCGACCGGGTCGCCGTCCGCGACGCCGTGATCCGCGGTCTGGACACGGCCCTGCGCGAGGTGGGCGACCACGCCCACCTGAACAGCCCGAAGCTGGCCCAGGAGTTCGGCCGGTACAGCTTCTACGAGAACGCGGTGCACCCCGGCACGACGGCCGTGCTGGACCGGAGGAGCTGGCAGCCGCTGCTGGACGACCTCGATGCGGTGCGCACCCTGCTCGGCCTGATCGGGCCCGACCTGCCGTTCAAGCTCACGCTCAGCTCGCTGTTCCACAGCCGCTACCCGGCCGGCGCGGAGGTTCCGCTGCTGGTGTTCTACCGGGACGTGCTGGCCGAACAGTCCGCCGCGGACGAGGCGCCCCCGGCCGCGCGCGCGGCGCGGCCGACGCACAGCCGGTTCGCCGGCCAGGACAGCCCGGTCGAGGCCGTGCGCGAGCTGTACCGCCTGCGCACCGCCGCCAAGCGGCTGCTGGGCGAACGGACGCCCGACCGGGACAGCGTGGTCCGCGTCGGTCCCGAGGAGGTGCGCGCACTGGCCGAGGAATGGCCGGACTGGGTGCGCACACCGACCTCGGTCGCGGTCTACTGCCAGCTCGCCGAGGCCGCGCACGGACCGGAACTGGTGGTCAACAACATCAACTGCGGCTTCGGCCGGGGCCGCAACCGGGTGCGGCAGATCCTGGACACGCTCGACCTGCACAACGGCGCGCCGGCCGAACCGGGGCTGGCCGCCGGCCGTGACGACGTGCTCTTCGCCGAGTTCGAGGCCGTGGCCCGGTCCGCGATCAACGTCCGGAAGCCCGGTGTCGGGCTGGTCGTCGACTACCCCGGTGTGCGCAGCTCGCGCGAGCACGACGACCTGCTGCCGGTCAACGACCTGTACGTGCGGCGCGGCGACGACGGGCTGCTCGCGCTGGTGTCGCGGCGGCTCGGCAAGCAGATCTGCCCGGTGCACCCGGGGCTCGGTGACCGGCTGCTGCCGCCCGCCGCGCGGTTCATGGTCGAGGCGTTCGGCGAGTCCAACACCTGGTTCGGCCCGCACACCGAACTCCGGATGACCTCGGACCCGCGCGCGGACGACGGCGTGCTCCACCTGCCGCGGTTGATGGTGGGGAACGTCGTGCTGCGACGCGCCATGTGGATGACCCGCGCGGACCGGCTGCCCCGGCGGACGGACGCCACCACCGACGCGGCCTGGATGCTGAGGATGGCCGGTTGGTTGGCCGAACACGGCATCCCCGAGCGGTGCTTCGTGACCGTGCTCGACCCGGGCACGATCGGCCGGGACGGCACCGGCCGGGGGCCGGGCAACGACGCCAAACCGAACTACCTGGATTTCGCGAGCATGCTGCTGCTGCTCGGATTCGAACGCCGGCTCGCCGAGCCGAACGCGATCGTGCAGATCAGCGAGATGGTGCCGGACCCCGGCCAGATCCGCGGCGAGCGCGTCGCCGAGTACATCGTGGAACTCAACGAGCCTGGAGTCACCTATGTCTGA
- a CDS encoding lantibiotic dehydratase C-terminal domain-containing protein — translation MSDRTWVSAHLFYHADQDAVIVGVVRPAVERLRRAGQADGFFFLRYWEGGPHVRLRVLTRPEHVQQVRSVIEETAAEFYRTSPSQSPISAQDYAESAPGLAELERMTSHDPVLHPDNSVAFIDYVPETGVFGTGRALAAVENQLMAASVLAVELIARGRTPGQRAMDAFAMLAANRTLFTGILPELAYQARFMVESGGAAAELLGSAEFERHFDANKAQLRGSLETVWAATRGVALPEASVVSNWLSTVRELNDTLVELELLGRLDAYPSFEAPADVLGHINHLVPQLIVERCAHLMCNRLGINLAQESHLRLLLTRAAFDLCAV, via the coding sequence ATGTCTGATCGCACCTGGGTCAGCGCCCACCTCTTCTACCACGCCGACCAGGATGCCGTGATCGTCGGTGTCGTCCGGCCCGCGGTCGAACGGCTGCGCCGGGCCGGACAGGCCGACGGCTTCTTCTTCCTCCGCTACTGGGAGGGCGGCCCGCACGTGCGGCTGCGGGTGCTCACCCGGCCGGAACACGTCCAGCAGGTCCGTTCGGTCATCGAGGAGACCGCCGCGGAGTTCTACCGGACGTCCCCGTCGCAATCCCCGATCTCCGCGCAGGACTACGCCGAATCCGCGCCCGGTCTCGCCGAGCTGGAACGCATGACCAGCCACGACCCGGTGCTGCACCCGGACAACTCGGTCGCGTTCATCGACTACGTGCCGGAGACCGGGGTGTTCGGTACGGGCCGCGCGCTGGCCGCGGTCGAGAACCAGCTCATGGCGGCCAGCGTGCTGGCGGTCGAACTGATCGCCCGAGGTCGCACCCCGGGGCAGCGGGCCATGGACGCCTTCGCCATGCTGGCCGCCAACCGCACCCTGTTCACCGGCATCCTGCCCGAACTCGCCTATCAAGCACGGTTCATGGTGGAAAGCGGCGGCGCGGCGGCGGAGCTGCTGGGATCGGCGGAGTTCGAGCGGCACTTCGACGCGAACAAGGCCCAGCTGCGCGGCAGTCTGGAGACGGTGTGGGCGGCGACGAGGGGCGTCGCGCTGCCCGAGGCGTCCGTGGTCAGCAACTGGCTGTCGACCGTGCGGGAGCTCAACGACACCCTGGTCGAACTGGAGTTGCTGGGCCGACTCGACGCCTACCCCAGCTTCGAGGCGCCCGCCGACGTGCTGGGACACATCAACCACCTGGTACCGCAGCTGATCGTGGAACGGTGCGCGCACCTGATGTGCAACCGGCTCGGCATCAACCTGGCACAGGAGTCCCACCTGCGGCTGCTGCTGACCAGGGCCGCGTTCGACCTGTGCGCGGTGTGA
- a CDS encoding nitroreductase family protein produces MGNAARRYQEDVHSPTEVANPEAYPPRVVKSYPDAPRHPLPWPPEKSGHRLGRLLADLGGITRSQWLTPLDMLPFTDSFEAIPDDDPLQWLVTRRPTPSGGARYSAEWYVIAGPDSEVPTGVHYYDPARHDLVRLRSGDYRSWVASRPAATVLVQTNVFWRLAAKYGEMYYRLACLEAGIQVAQALVVAGDANATARLCFPDADVTELLGLDPREEGVHSVVELVPPVPSAFGGPSLAAFPRAFGAHAAVLAQSRPGPEPLPAEPAGEAERIGLPHARPDLAAGTRTRHAAMRGFSGEVMSIDALATILTAYGQQARWDLPADLVEFYCVIADVAGIPAGAYRYLPGEHQLELVSEGDPRQRLRDAALAALTQQGARTANVWLLPVGDADAAEERFGDRWYRVQQAAAGAALHRACLAAASIDVASRIQNDVLTHLLDAWFGLTGRKRTLLMAHFGTEHPAGQRPEFRLTW; encoded by the coding sequence ATGGGCAACGCGGCAAGGCGCTACCAGGAGGACGTGCACTCCCCGACCGAGGTGGCGAACCCGGAGGCGTACCCGCCCCGGGTGGTCAAGAGCTACCCGGACGCACCGCGGCACCCCCTGCCCTGGCCACCGGAGAAGTCCGGCCACCGGCTGGGCAGGCTGCTCGCGGACCTCGGCGGCATCACCCGGTCACAGTGGCTGACCCCGCTGGACATGCTGCCCTTCACCGACAGCTTCGAGGCCATCCCGGACGACGATCCGCTGCAGTGGCTGGTGACCCGCCGCCCGACGCCGTCGGGCGGCGCCCGGTACAGCGCCGAGTGGTACGTGATCGCCGGTCCCGACTCGGAGGTGCCCACCGGCGTCCACTACTACGACCCGGCCCGGCACGACCTGGTGCGCCTGCGCTCGGGTGACTACCGGAGCTGGGTGGCGTCCCGACCCGCCGCCACCGTCCTGGTGCAGACCAATGTGTTCTGGCGGCTGGCCGCCAAGTACGGCGAGATGTACTACCGCCTCGCCTGCCTGGAGGCGGGAATCCAGGTGGCCCAGGCGCTGGTGGTCGCGGGCGACGCCAACGCCACGGCCCGGCTGTGCTTCCCCGACGCCGACGTCACCGAACTGCTGGGGCTCGACCCGCGCGAGGAGGGGGTGCACTCGGTCGTCGAGCTCGTTCCGCCGGTGCCCTCCGCGTTCGGCGGTCCGTCGCTGGCCGCCTTCCCGCGCGCGTTCGGCGCCCACGCGGCCGTGCTCGCCCAGAGCCGCCCCGGCCCTGAACCGCTGCCGGCCGAGCCTGCCGGAGAGGCCGAGCGGATCGGCCTGCCGCACGCGCGACCGGATCTGGCGGCCGGGACCCGGACCCGTCACGCGGCCATGCGCGGCTTCAGCGGGGAGGTCATGTCGATCGACGCATTGGCCACGATCCTCACCGCCTACGGCCAGCAGGCACGCTGGGACCTGCCGGCCGACCTGGTCGAGTTCTACTGCGTCATCGCCGACGTGGCCGGCATCCCGGCCGGTGCCTACCGCTACCTTCCCGGCGAGCACCAGCTGGAGCTGGTGAGCGAGGGCGATCCCCGGCAGCGACTGCGGGACGCCGCGCTGGCCGCGCTGACCCAGCAGGGCGCCCGCACGGCGAACGTGTGGCTGCTGCCGGTGGGAGACGCCGACGCCGCCGAGGAACGGTTCGGCGACCGCTGGTACCGGGTGCAGCAGGCGGCCGCCGGTGCCGCGCTGCACCGCGCCTGCCTCGCCGCCGCGTCCATCGACGTGGCGAGCCGGATCCAGAACGACGTGCTCACCCATCTGCTGGACGCCTGGTTCGGCCTGACGGGGCGGAAACGGACCCTGCTGATGGCGCACTTCGGTACGGAGCATCCGGCCGGGCAGCGCCCCGAGTTCCGGCTGACCTGGTGA
- a CDS encoding thiomuracin/GE37468 family thiazolyl RiPP peptide produces the protein MHVMEGFDDLVLDDSAFELVDLGEVVPASVTAGYGLTELSASGGQSSCCCCCPCCSCT, from the coding sequence ATGCACGTCATGGAGGGTTTCGACGACCTGGTGCTGGACGACAGCGCCTTCGAGCTGGTGGACCTGGGCGAGGTGGTGCCCGCGTCGGTGACGGCCGGCTACGGCCTGACCGAGCTGTCCGCTTCCGGCGGCCAGAGCAGCTGCTGCTGCTGCTGCCCGTGCTGCTCCTGCACCTGA
- a CDS encoding TOMM precursor leader peptide-binding protein: MADQPQVLLEPQQVIVGPWPPGCPECLRSRRAASASAERAAEMAAAVPHRELPTFLADTVAELASAGSGAQRFWTVDPAALTLSRHGFLTDPHCPACSAVPIDTEQGARILREPRPKLSPESSRVRLLDPSGLDATYVDGQSGLIPSITAYAQHSFPFTEAVLAVPGVTMEAAGYGRTRDFVSARAIAVAESLERLAAYAPSKRTSVTASYAEVAEDAIDPRSLGLYPDDRFGVPGFPYREFTEDAVTNWVWGHSFGQDRPVLVPESFVYYRLRLSGGEAGFACEISSGCALGGCYEEAVLHGILEVAERDAFLMAWYGRTPLPEIDPATVPDRRIALVAERIERQGYRVRVFDTTREHGIPSFWTFAEDVTGTERPRAVSTGGSGLRPTEAILAALHELSQTVEYVTVLALDPGWLDRARHLADHPDDVLSMADHLLCAANPATFDRYSFLTDDPVALTWQQGLERWNWPRNTDIGADLDESVRRFAAAGMDVVAVDTTSTEQASGGFRCVKVIAPGSVPMTFGHTARRVTGLPRLPQVRNPHPHPFP, translated from the coding sequence ATGGCTGACCAGCCCCAGGTGCTCCTCGAACCGCAGCAGGTGATCGTCGGGCCGTGGCCACCGGGCTGCCCGGAGTGTCTGCGCTCCCGGCGCGCCGCCTCGGCCTCCGCCGAACGCGCCGCCGAGATGGCCGCCGCGGTGCCGCACCGGGAGCTGCCGACCTTCCTGGCGGACACCGTCGCCGAGCTGGCCTCGGCCGGGTCCGGGGCGCAGCGGTTCTGGACCGTCGACCCGGCCGCGCTCACGCTGTCCCGGCACGGCTTCCTCACCGATCCGCACTGCCCCGCGTGTTCGGCAGTGCCCATCGACACCGAACAGGGCGCGAGGATTCTCCGCGAGCCGCGGCCCAAGCTCTCGCCCGAGTCGAGCCGCGTCCGCCTGCTGGACCCCAGCGGCCTCGACGCGACCTACGTCGACGGGCAGAGCGGCCTGATCCCCTCGATCACCGCCTACGCGCAGCACTCGTTCCCGTTCACCGAGGCCGTGCTGGCGGTGCCCGGTGTCACCATGGAGGCGGCCGGTTACGGCCGCACCCGGGACTTCGTGTCGGCGAGGGCCATCGCGGTGGCGGAGTCGCTGGAGCGGCTCGCCGCGTACGCGCCGAGCAAGCGGACGAGCGTGACGGCGAGCTACGCCGAGGTGGCCGAGGACGCGATCGATCCCCGCTCGCTGGGGCTGTACCCCGACGACCGGTTCGGCGTCCCGGGCTTCCCCTACCGGGAGTTCACCGAGGACGCGGTGACCAACTGGGTGTGGGGGCACTCCTTCGGCCAGGACCGGCCGGTGCTGGTGCCGGAGAGCTTCGTCTACTACCGGCTGCGGCTGTCCGGCGGGGAGGCCGGGTTCGCGTGCGAGATCTCCAGCGGCTGCGCCCTCGGGGGGTGTTACGAGGAGGCGGTGCTGCACGGCATCCTCGAAGTCGCCGAGCGTGACGCCTTCCTGATGGCCTGGTACGGGCGGACCCCGCTGCCCGAGATCGACCCGGCCACCGTACCCGACCGCAGGATCGCGCTGGTGGCCGAGCGCATCGAGCGCCAGGGCTACCGGGTGCGCGTCTTCGACACCACGCGGGAACACGGGATTCCGTCGTTCTGGACGTTCGCCGAGGACGTCACCGGAACCGAACGGCCCAGAGCCGTGTCGACCGGCGGCAGCGGGCTGCGCCCGACCGAGGCGATCCTGGCCGCGCTGCACGAACTCAGCCAGACCGTCGAATACGTGACCGTGCTCGCGCTCGATCCGGGCTGGCTCGACCGTGCCCGGCACCTGGCCGACCATCCGGACGACGTCCTGTCGATGGCGGACCACCTGCTCTGCGCCGCGAACCCGGCCACCTTCGACCGGTATTCCTTCTTGACCGACGACCCGGTGGCGTTGACCTGGCAGCAGGGACTCGAACGCTGGAACTGGCCGCGCAACACCGACATCGGCGCGGATCTCGACGAGTCCGTCCGGCGGTTCGCCGCGGCCGGCATGGACGTCGTCGCCGTCGACACCACCTCCACGGAACAGGCATCGGGAGGCTTCAGATGCGTCAAGGTGATAGCACCGGGCTCGGTGCCGATGACCTTCGGGCACACGGCCCGGCGAGTGACCGGACTGCCCCGGCTGCCCCAGGTGCGCAATCCGCACCCGCATCCCTTCCCGTGA